A single window of Halobacillus naozhouensis DNA harbors:
- a CDS encoding diphthine--ammonia ligase: MAELIDWKNSTRGHKFIVSFSGGKDSVLALYKAVKVGEAIGLIIMLEEEGKRSRSHGMRPELIRAQAKSIDLPVYTAAASWTDYEKVFMRLLEKAKNKGAEVLVTGDLDIPAHGCWHEKVTKNAGLKLGMPLWEMNHHEAVEEFINLGFVTIIVTVNLSLGMQEDDLGRTLTHEYVKELEARGIDPCGEGGEFHTTVIDGPIFKHPLPVRKCKIIKDGEYAFLPLELNQMSDMDTL, encoded by the coding sequence ATGGCAGAATTAATAGATTGGAAAAATAGTACTCGCGGGCATAAATTTATAGTTTCTTTTAGCGGAGGAAAGGATAGTGTCTTAGCTCTATATAAAGCAGTGAAGGTTGGAGAAGCAATTGGACTGATCATCATGCTGGAGGAAGAAGGGAAACGTTCCAGATCCCATGGAATGCGTCCGGAGCTCATACGTGCCCAAGCTAAATCTATAGATTTGCCAGTATATACTGCAGCTGCAAGTTGGACAGATTATGAAAAAGTATTTATGCGCCTTTTAGAAAAAGCTAAAAATAAAGGAGCAGAAGTTTTAGTAACTGGAGACTTAGATATCCCTGCTCATGGCTGTTGGCATGAAAAGGTTACGAAGAATGCTGGATTAAAGCTTGGAATGCCTTTATGGGAAATGAACCATCATGAAGCTGTCGAAGAGTTCATAAATCTAGGATTTGTTACGATCATTGTAACTGTTAATTTATCATTGGGAATGCAAGAGGACGATCTAGGGCGAACGTTAACCCATGAATACGTGAAGGAGCTTGAAGCTCGCGGTATTGACCCCTGCGGAGAAGGTGGAGAATTCCATACCACAGTAATAGATGGGCCCATTTTTAAACATCCTCTTCCAGTTCGTAAATGTAAGATTATTAAGGACGGAGAATATGCTTTTTTGCCTTTGGAGCTAAATCAGATGTCAGATATGGATACCTTATAA
- a CDS encoding class I SAM-dependent methyltransferase, protein MQIRNKELTHGQEYAITSLGKYVNAMNLKYSADLIQKMDRYMEKCSFESYLHLMIYAHLNEVNSLRALNYDLFLQKYQLIEVWCITSIISAFSRAYHSCFDSPNIFNDYVAKDLITQSEFNDIKENMVHGVQFFNADIAQKFKGNTKEILKWITQVQLSPTPLARAAYWKKLLNEVDLGVEQYVILGAGLDTFCFRYPGLETVLEIFEIDHPSTQEFKKKRLKEANYNIPSNLQFIPMDFSKMFSDQNLINQGFDVNKKTFFSLLGVSYYLTREEISSLMVHLFNKVPSGSSVVFDYGDETLFTEKGLSNRVENMVKMATASGEPMKSCFSYRELEKILETSGLLIYEHLTPSHINELYFSNRNDYLTAFETIHYVHAVKR, encoded by the coding sequence GTGCAAATTCGAAATAAAGAACTCACACATGGACAAGAATACGCAATAACGTCACTTGGAAAATACGTTAACGCTATGAACTTAAAATATTCAGCTGATCTCATTCAAAAAATGGATCGATACATGGAAAAATGTTCGTTTGAATCTTATCTTCATTTGATGATTTACGCTCATTTGAATGAAGTGAATAGCTTACGAGCGTTGAACTATGATCTGTTTCTTCAAAAATACCAGCTAATAGAAGTTTGGTGTATCACCTCAATAATTTCTGCTTTTAGTAGAGCTTATCATAGTTGTTTTGACTCGCCTAACATCTTTAATGACTATGTGGCCAAGGATTTAATTACACAAAGTGAATTTAATGACATAAAGGAGAACATGGTACATGGTGTCCAATTCTTCAACGCAGATATAGCTCAGAAATTTAAAGGAAACACAAAAGAAATATTAAAATGGATAACTCAAGTTCAGCTTTCTCCAACACCTTTGGCTCGTGCTGCTTATTGGAAAAAACTGCTGAATGAAGTGGATTTGGGAGTAGAACAATATGTCATCCTCGGGGCAGGGTTAGATACATTTTGTTTTCGATATCCTGGATTGGAAACTGTTCTAGAGATATTCGAAATTGATCACCCATCTACGCAGGAATTCAAAAAGAAAAGATTGAAAGAAGCGAACTATAACATTCCAAGTAACCTTCAGTTTATTCCAATGGACTTCTCTAAAATGTTTTCTGATCAAAACCTAATTAATCAGGGGTTTGATGTTAATAAAAAGACTTTTTTTAGTCTTTTAGGGGTTTCTTATTATTTGACTAGAGAAGAAATCTCAAGCTTAATGGTTCATTTGTTTAACAAAGTTCCTTCGGGAAGTTCAGTTGTTTTTGATTATGGAGACGAAACTTTATTTACTGAAAAAGGTCTCTCTAATAGAGTTGAAAACATGGTTAAAATGGCTACTGCAAGCGGGGAACCAATGAAATCGTGCTTTTCTTATCGTGAATTGGAGAAAATTTTAGAAACATCTGGTTTACTTATCTATGAACATCTTACACCGAGTCATATAAATGAACTATATTTTAGTAATAGAAATGACTACTTAACAGCTTTTGAAACCATTCATTACGTTCATGCTGTAAAAAGGTGA
- a CDS encoding MarR family winged helix-turn-helix transcriptional regulator produces the protein MKEILREIGMIARALDSISNIEFKEYDLTKGQYLYLVRICESPGIIQEKIAELIKVDRTTAARSIKKLEINGFIEKKEDEHNRKIKKLYPTEKGEKVFPFIKRENDHSNAVALEGLSEEEIETIFDLLQRVRKNIEKDWEFVKKGNKRSY, from the coding sequence ATGAAGGAAATACTACGTGAAATTGGAATGATAGCGAGGGCATTAGATTCAATAAGTAATATAGAATTCAAAGAATATGACCTCACAAAAGGGCAGTATTTATATCTTGTACGAATCTGTGAGAGCCCAGGAATCATTCAAGAGAAGATAGCTGAGCTGATAAAAGTAGATCGTACCACAGCAGCCCGTTCTATTAAAAAACTCGAAATAAATGGCTTTATTGAGAAGAAAGAAGACGAACATAACAGAAAAATTAAAAAACTATATCCAACAGAGAAAGGGGAAAAGGTTTTTCCTTTTATAAAAAGAGAAAATGATCATTCCAATGCTGTTGCCTTAGAGGGTTTATCCGAAGAAGAAATAGAAACGATCTTCGACCTTCTTCAAAGAGTAAGAAAAAATATAGAAAAAGACTGGGAATTCGTTAAGAAAGGAAACAAGAGAAGTTATTGA
- a CDS encoding GNAT family N-acetyltransferase: MNINMTRCTLEDSRKLQNIGYETFKETFEDQNSPENMKAYLEEAFNLKKVEKELSNPSAQFFFVSINDEVAGYLKVNTGDAQSEEMGDDSLEIERIYIINKFQKHGLGKYLFNKAMDIAMEQNKKKIWLGIWEKNENAISFYKKLGFVQTGAHSFFMGYEEQTDLIMVKRLQ, from the coding sequence ATGAATATAAATATGACAAGATGTACTTTGGAAGATTCACGAAAACTTCAAAACATTGGTTATGAAACATTTAAGGAGACATTTGAGGATCAGAATTCGCCAGAAAATATGAAGGCCTATTTGGAAGAGGCATTTAACTTAAAGAAAGTAGAAAAAGAGTTATCCAACCCTTCAGCGCAATTCTTTTTTGTTTCTATTAATGATGAGGTCGCTGGATATTTAAAGGTTAATACTGGGGACGCTCAGTCTGAAGAAATGGGTGATGACTCTCTTGAGATCGAGCGTATTTATATTATAAATAAATTTCAAAAGCATGGACTTGGTAAATATCTGTTCAATAAAGCTATGGATATTGCTATGGAACAGAATAAAAAGAAGATCTGGCTGGGCATATGGGAAAAAAATGAAAATGCTATTTCTTTCTACAAGAAATTGGGTTTTGTTCAAACGGGAGCGCACTCTTTTTTTATGGGGTATGAAGAACAAACTGATTTAATAATGGTTAAAAGACTCCAATAA
- a CDS encoding FMN-binding negative transcriptional regulator: MYIPKHFKVTDFDEIRDFIQTNSFGTILTTKQGKPIATHLPLELHKQGDDYYLTGHLAYANYQWKTFGDDPVLVMYQGPHAYISSSWYKFENVPTWNYQAVHVYGTASLMSEQELQEDLKSLLQKYEQHRENAAFWGSFSPKTKKQIKGIVGFKVKVQEFQAAYKLSQNRNKEDYDNIIEKLNKEIDLNSRQLAEVMKARKTK, translated from the coding sequence ATGTATATCCCAAAGCATTTTAAAGTCACAGATTTCGATGAAATCAGAGATTTTATTCAGACGAACTCTTTTGGAACGATCCTAACGACAAAACAAGGAAAACCTATAGCGACTCACTTACCTTTGGAGTTACATAAACAAGGGGATGACTATTATCTCACTGGACATTTGGCTTATGCGAATTATCAATGGAAAACTTTCGGGGATGATCCTGTTCTTGTTATGTATCAAGGTCCGCATGCTTACATTTCATCCTCGTGGTACAAGTTTGAAAATGTGCCCACCTGGAATTATCAAGCTGTCCATGTATATGGAACGGCTAGTCTCATGAGTGAACAAGAATTGCAGGAAGACCTGAAATCTCTATTGCAAAAGTATGAACAACACCGTGAAAATGCCGCGTTTTGGGGGAGCTTCTCTCCGAAAACCAAAAAACAAATCAAAGGCATTGTTGGATTTAAAGTAAAGGTGCAAGAATTTCAAGCAGCATACAAATTAAGTCAAAATCGAAATAAAGAGGACTATGACAATATTATTGAAAAACTAAATAAGGAGATAGATTTAAACTCTCGACAGTTAGCAGAAGTGATGAAAGCTAGAAAAACGAAGTGA
- a CDS encoding sialate O-acetylesterase, whose product MNSILIIGQSNMAGRGFIEDVPPIYNEHINMLRNGRWQMMAEPLNFDRHVAGVGPAASFAQAWTEDHPGESIGIIACAEGGSSIDEWTIGGLLARHAISEAKFAIETSEIVGILWHQGESDSYGERYKTYEDKLLSLFKHLREELNAPHIPIIVGELGHYLGETGFGKSAVEYNQINQVLSKVAYTEKNCYFVTSKGLTANPDGIHIDAISQRKFGLRYYEAFSKQKHVLDILDMEHEWIEKEAKRELTKNESIYVQSMKFALGQLSFEEFSINVSRINERKS is encoded by the coding sequence ATGAACTCTATATTAATAATTGGACAATCAAATATGGCAGGAAGAGGATTTATTGAGGATGTACCGCCGATTTATAATGAGCATATAAATATGTTACGAAATGGTAGATGGCAAATGATGGCGGAACCACTTAATTTTGATCGTCACGTAGCTGGTGTTGGTCCGGCAGCCTCTTTTGCTCAGGCTTGGACAGAGGATCATCCGGGCGAGTCTATTGGAATAATAGCATGTGCCGAGGGAGGAAGCTCAATTGATGAGTGGACAATTGGTGGATTATTAGCAAGACATGCGATTTCTGAAGCAAAATTTGCTATAGAAACAAGTGAAATAGTAGGAATTCTGTGGCATCAAGGAGAAAGCGACAGTTACGGAGAACGTTATAAGACTTATGAAGATAAATTGCTTTCATTATTTAAACACTTGAGAGAAGAATTGAATGCTCCACATATTCCGATTATTGTCGGTGAATTGGGACATTACCTTGGAGAGACCGGATTTGGGAAAAGCGCTGTAGAATATAATCAAATAAACCAGGTATTATCTAAAGTTGCTTATACTGAAAAAAATTGCTATTTTGTAACATCAAAAGGCTTAACAGCAAATCCGGATGGTATTCATATTGATGCTATCTCCCAAAGAAAATTTGGATTAAGATACTATGAAGCATTTTCAAAACAAAAACATGTTTTAGATATTTTGGACATGGAGCATGAATGGATTGAAAAGGAAGCAAAACGTGAATTAACTAAAAATGAAAGTATCTATGTTCAAAGTATGAAGTTTGCCTTAGGACAATTGAGTTTTGAGGAGTTTTCCATTAATGTCTCTAGAATAAATGAAAGGAAGTCGTAA
- a CDS encoding CarD family transcriptional regulator gives MFQIGDNIVYPMHGVGIIKAIEEKEISGEKQEYYIIKMLISNMQVMIPTSKILSSSIRPVTDIIALKHIIHIFQDGESDRLLPWKQRYKVNTDKIKTGKIQEGAEVVRDLKRMKKEKALNTSEKKMFDNAHEFLISELRLIKGITENQIKIFC, from the coding sequence TTGTTTCAAATTGGCGATAACATTGTTTATCCAATGCACGGAGTAGGTATAATTAAAGCCATAGAAGAAAAGGAAATCTCAGGGGAAAAACAAGAGTATTATATCATAAAAATGTTAATCAGTAATATGCAAGTCATGATTCCTACGAGTAAAATATTGAGTTCTAGTATACGCCCAGTTACTGACATAATTGCATTAAAACACATCATACACATTTTTCAGGATGGAGAATCAGATAGATTACTGCCGTGGAAACAAAGGTATAAAGTGAACACGGACAAAATAAAAACAGGTAAAATACAAGAAGGTGCTGAAGTTGTACGTGATTTAAAGCGTATGAAGAAAGAGAAAGCGCTTAATACAAGCGAGAAAAAAATGTTTGATAACGCACATGAATTTTTGATTAGTGAACTGAGATTAATTAAAGGGATCACTGAAAATCAAATAAAAATTTTCTGTTAA
- a CDS encoding DinB family protein codes for MNFNLNEALEILERTPNTLEIFLSGLSVDWLECNEGEGTWNSAQVVDHLIECERNNWIPRLKTIVEEGNDKVFPPFDRDAHITKPSKTSFSHKLNEFKSLRVQNIEIISGLIKSDTQFELTGKHPAFGEVKLRELISTWVVHDLTHISQIVRVMSERYREDVGPWEEYLGVLGS; via the coding sequence ATGAATTTTAATTTAAACGAAGCACTTGAGATTTTAGAACGAACACCAAATACTTTAGAAATCTTCTTATCTGGCTTATCTGTTGATTGGCTAGAATGCAACGAAGGTGAAGGAACATGGAATTCGGCCCAGGTAGTTGATCATCTAATTGAGTGTGAGAGAAATAATTGGATCCCTAGATTAAAAACGATTGTTGAGGAAGGTAATGATAAGGTATTTCCTCCATTCGATCGAGATGCTCACATAACCAAACCGTCTAAGACCTCATTCAGTCATAAGTTGAATGAGTTTAAAAGCCTACGAGTTCAGAATATCGAGATTATTAGTGGACTGATTAAATCTGATACACAGTTTGAACTAACAGGGAAACATCCTGCATTTGGAGAAGTAAAACTAAGAGAATTGATATCGACATGGGTGGTTCACGATTTAACGCACATATCCCAGATTGTAAGGGTGATGTCAGAAAGGTACAGGGAGGATGTCGGCCCCTGGGAAGAGTATTTAGGAGTTCTGGGAAGCTAA
- a CDS encoding CotD family spore coat protein has product MGRYYKSRKERDLEGSCSPDQTSPAQEETIYYPTETVVNYNTNRRVVKHVRPTEVENVNRTIIRNENYYPVTNSEVNETVVEEYDCGSDINSPNCQRVSPSSTNNSGSNCGCHKDKG; this is encoded by the coding sequence ATGGGACGATATTATAAATCTCGAAAAGAAAGGGATCTGGAAGGTTCATGCTCCCCGGATCAAACTTCACCTGCTCAGGAGGAAACGATTTATTATCCTACTGAAACCGTTGTAAATTACAATACGAATCGCCGCGTAGTAAAGCATGTCCGTCCAACTGAAGTTGAAAATGTCAATAGAACCATAATTAGAAATGAGAATTATTATCCAGTTACCAATTCAGAGGTAAATGAAACAGTTGTAGAGGAATACGATTGCGGAAGTGATATAAATTCTCCAAATTGCCAACGAGTAAGTCCTTCAAGTACGAATAATAGTGGATCAAACTGCGGATGTCATAAGGATAAAGGATAG
- the ltrA gene encoding group II intron reverse transcriptase/maturase: MPTLRNWDYYHMTETFTDLHEKASQGYKFSHLYDTIISRENILLAFRMIKTNKGSKTPGTDGKTIDDMKELSENNLVNEVRTKLRNYHPKKVRREWIEKENGKWRPLGIPCILDRIIQQSFKQVLEPIVESQFFKHSYGFRPLRSAHHAMARIQYLINQAQFHFVVDVDIKSFFDNVNHSLLNKQLWNMGIRDRKVLACIAKMIKSEIDGEGVPVKGSPQGGILSPLLSNVVLNDLDQWVAGQWEVFPLTKTYSSDDAKRRARKQTNLKQGYLIRYADDFKILCRDGKTAQRWYHAVRLYLKERLKLDISPEKSQIVNLRKRESEFLGFTIRANKKGKKRVAHTGVISSKRRKIKQEAKKLIRTIKASPSAGNIQRYNSFVLGIHHYFKRATHVSLAFSRLAFDLKPFLVNRLRPVGKLEHPFQPPPFYKKNFSLGTKTINIRGMYLFPIGNVKTFHKMNFSPKLSLYTKRGREQIYKKLRPDIQQEVGYLMKASLPNRSIEYLDNRISRYSMKMGKCEITGEYLHASDVHCHHYVPKSFGGTDKFQNLRILHKDVHRLIHIRDIERINFYLEKIPQNQRILDKINQYRKVCGMEGIKRSSLEE; encoded by the coding sequence GTGCCAACGTTGCGAAACTGGGATTATTATCATATGACGGAGACGTTTACAGACCTACATGAAAAAGCGAGTCAAGGATACAAGTTTTCTCATCTTTATGACACGATCATTTCGAGAGAAAACATCCTGCTCGCTTTTCGCATGATTAAAACCAACAAAGGGTCCAAAACGCCAGGTACCGATGGAAAAACCATCGATGACATGAAAGAGCTATCGGAAAACAATCTCGTAAACGAAGTAAGAACCAAACTAAGAAACTATCACCCGAAGAAAGTTCGAAGAGAATGGATTGAAAAAGAGAACGGTAAATGGAGACCTCTTGGGATTCCATGTATCTTGGATAGAATCATCCAACAGAGCTTCAAACAAGTTCTCGAACCGATTGTTGAGTCTCAATTCTTCAAACATAGTTACGGGTTCAGACCTCTCCGGTCTGCTCATCATGCTATGGCAAGGATACAATACTTAATTAACCAAGCGCAATTTCATTTTGTCGTCGATGTAGATATTAAAAGTTTCTTTGATAATGTGAATCACTCATTACTAAATAAACAGCTTTGGAATATGGGTATTCGAGACCGAAAGGTTCTCGCTTGTATAGCTAAAATGATCAAGTCCGAAATCGATGGAGAAGGTGTGCCTGTGAAAGGATCACCACAAGGTGGTATTCTATCACCTTTACTCTCTAATGTGGTTCTAAATGACTTAGATCAATGGGTTGCAGGACAATGGGAGGTCTTTCCTCTTACAAAAACCTACAGTTCAGATGATGCTAAAAGGCGAGCTAGAAAACAAACAAACTTGAAGCAAGGATACTTGATTAGGTACGCCGATGATTTTAAAATTCTATGCCGAGATGGAAAGACAGCTCAACGGTGGTACCATGCGGTACGTCTTTACCTCAAAGAGCGTTTAAAGTTGGACATCTCTCCAGAGAAATCTCAAATTGTAAACTTGAGAAAACGAGAATCAGAGTTCTTAGGTTTCACCATTCGTGCGAATAAAAAGGGGAAGAAACGAGTGGCCCATACAGGGGTCATTTCCTCAAAAAGAAGGAAAATCAAACAGGAAGCTAAGAAGCTCATTCGAACAATAAAAGCTTCCCCTTCTGCTGGAAATATTCAACGTTATAATAGTTTCGTTTTGGGTATTCATCATTACTTCAAACGAGCGACTCATGTAAGCCTTGCGTTCTCACGTCTTGCTTTCGATCTTAAACCATTTCTAGTGAACCGTCTTCGACCGGTTGGAAAACTAGAACATCCTTTTCAGCCACCACCTTTTTATAAGAAGAACTTTAGCTTAGGAACGAAGACTATCAACATTAGAGGGATGTACCTTTTTCCTATTGGTAATGTTAAAACATTCCATAAGATGAACTTCAGTCCAAAGCTTTCGCTTTACACAAAGAGAGGTAGAGAACAAATTTATAAAAAGTTACGACCGGATATACAACAAGAAGTCGGTTATTTAATGAAAGCTTCTCTACCGAATCGGAGTATAGAATATCTTGATAATCGAATAAGTCGGTACAGTATGAAGATGGGTAAATGTGAAATTACAGGCGAGTATTTACATGCTTCAGATGTTCATTGTCATCATTATGTACCCAAGAGTTTTGGAGGAACGGATAAGTTTCAAAACCTCCGCATTCTCCATAAAGATGTCCACCGGCTCATACACATTAGAGATATCGAGCGAATCAATTTTTATCTTGAAAAGATTCCACAAAACCAACGAATTCTAGATAAAATTAACCAATACCGAAAGGTATGTGGGATGGAAGGGATCAAGCGATCCAGTCTCGAAGAGTAA